From Diospyros lotus cultivar Yz01 chromosome 4, ASM1463336v1, whole genome shotgun sequence, a single genomic window includes:
- the LOC127799264 gene encoding uncharacterized protein LOC127799264 isoform X2 has translation METAANTSQFKIILGSSSVHRQKVLSEMGYNFTVMTADIDERSIRKEKPEELVVALAEAKNFSTVCQFGYKVGSHPTVWDFYQAEAIIPKLPIGHFQKDAEASVLVTCDQGTIREKPSSKEEARQFIKDYSGGSAATVSSVLVTNLRTGFRKGDLDKVEIYFHAIPDQVIDNLIEEEMILNVAGGLITEHPLMLPYIKQVVGTMDSVMGLPKALTERLIVEAL, from the exons ATGGAGACCGCTGCCAACACTTCACAATTCAAG ATAATCTTGGGATCATCTTCAGTTCACCGACAGAAAGTATTATCTGAGATGGGATATAACTTCACAGTCATG ACTGCAGACATAGATGAGAGAAGTATTAGAAAAGAAAAGCCAGAAGAGTTGGTAGTGGCCCTTGCAGAGGCGAAG AACTTCTCCACTGTCtgtcaatttggatataaagtTGGCTCTCACCCTACAGTATGGGATTTTTATCAGGCAGAAGCCATCATACCAAAGCTTCCCATTGGTCATTTCCAGAAGGATGCCGAAGCATCAGTTTTAGTTACTTGTGATCAG GGTACAATAAGGGAAAAGCCATCAAGCAAGGAAGAAGCACGCCAATTCAtcaaag ATTATTCTGGTGGGAGTGCGGCAACAGTGAGTTCTGTTCTTGTTACTAATCTCAGAACTGGCTTTAGGAAAGGAGACTTGGACAAAGTGGAG ATCTATTTCCATGCCATACCAGATCAAGTCATTGATAACCTG ATTGAGGAGGAGATGATTCTCAATGTTGCTGGGGGTTTGATAACAGAACATCCTTTGATGCTACCTTACATTAAACAAGTG GTAGGAACAATGGACAGCGTGATGGGACTCCCCAAAGCTCTTACGGAGAGGCTGATTGTGGAGGCTCTCTAA
- the LOC127799264 gene encoding uncharacterized protein LOC127799264 isoform X3, which yields MACSYKHFFILQIILGSSSVHRQKVLSEMGYNFTVMTADIDERSIRKEKPEELVVALAEAKAEAIIPKLPIGHFQKDAEASVLVTCDQVVVFEGTIREKPSSKEEARQFIKDYSGGSAATVSSVLVTNLRTGFRKGDLDKVEIYFHAIPDQVIDNLIEEEMILNVAGGLITEHPLMLPYIKQVVGTMDSVMGLPKALTERLIVEAL from the exons ATGGCTTGTTCCTATAAGCATTTTTTCATTCTGCAGATAATCTTGGGATCATCTTCAGTTCACCGACAGAAAGTATTATCTGAGATGGGATATAACTTCACAGTCATG ACTGCAGACATAGATGAGAGAAGTATTAGAAAAGAAAAGCCAGAAGAGTTGGTAGTGGCCCTTGCAGAGGCGAAG GCAGAAGCCATCATACCAAAGCTTCCCATTGGTCATTTCCAGAAGGATGCCGAAGCATCAGTTTTAGTTACTTGTGATCAG GTGGTTGTATTTGAGGGTACAATAAGGGAAAAGCCATCAAGCAAGGAAGAAGCACGCCAATTCAtcaaag ATTATTCTGGTGGGAGTGCGGCAACAGTGAGTTCTGTTCTTGTTACTAATCTCAGAACTGGCTTTAGGAAAGGAGACTTGGACAAAGTGGAG ATCTATTTCCATGCCATACCAGATCAAGTCATTGATAACCTG ATTGAGGAGGAGATGATTCTCAATGTTGCTGGGGGTTTGATAACAGAACATCCTTTGATGCTACCTTACATTAAACAAGTG GTAGGAACAATGGACAGCGTGATGGGACTCCCCAAAGCTCTTACGGAGAGGCTGATTGTGGAGGCTCTCTAA
- the LOC127799262 gene encoding DUF21 domain-containing protein At1g47330 isoform X1, which produces MSSDVACCGPQFWLYVVIIIGLVAFAGMMAGLTLGLMSLGLVDLEVLMKSGRPQDRIHASKIFPVVKNQHLLLCTLLIGNSLAMESLPIFLDKLVPPWLAILVSVTLILMFGEILPQAICTRFGLTVGATMAPLVRVLLWLFFPVAYPISKVLDWMLGKGHAVLLRRAELKTFVNFHGNEAGKGGDLTHDETTIIAGALELTEKTAKDAMTPISKAFSLDLDATLNLETLNAIITKGHSRVPVYAGNPTNIIGLVLVKNVLAVDPRGAVPLRKMILRKIPRVSENMPLYDILNEFQKGHSHIAVVYKDLNDMKGNPKKTTEEHHDTDPPGIQNRGMKFDSHDADMAVVKNENNQEKKKSPPRTPAFKKRHRGCSFCILDVENASVPVFPPSEEVVGVISMEDVIEELLQEEILDETDEYVNIHNRIKINMNASHEKLPGRSWPEPSDAPSQLAAPTPPLPNYSVPSTTSSY; this is translated from the exons atgtcGTCGGATGTGGCGTGCTGTGGACCGCAGTTCTGGCTGTACGTGGTGATAATCATCGGACTGGTGGCGTTCGCTGGCATGATGGCCGGTCTCACGCTTGGACTCATGTCCCTCGGCCTCGTCGACCTCGAAGTCCTCATGAAGTCCGGCCGTCCTCAAGATCGCATCCATGCct CTAAGATATTTCCAGTGGTGAAGAATCAACACCTCTTGCTCTGTACCTTGTTGATTGGCAACTCTTTGGCCATGGAG TCTCTGCCTATATTCTTGGACAAGCTTGTGCCTCCGTGGCTGGCAATCCTGGTGTCAGTGACTCTTATTCTCATGTTTGGAGAG ATCTTGCCTCAAGCAATTTGTACTCGATTTGGATTGACAGTCGGGGCAACTATGGCTCCTCTAGTCCGTGTTCTACTCTGGCTGTTCTTTCCTGTTGCTTATCCAATTAGTAAG GTTCTTGATTGGATGTTGGGAAAGGGACATGCTGTCCTTCTACGAAGAGCAGAGCTTAAGACATTTGTAAATTTCCATGGCAATGAG GCTGGGAAAGGTGGTGACCTAACCCATGATGAAACCACTATCATTGCTGGGGCACTTGAATTGACTGAAAAGACAGCAAAAGATGCTATGACCCCCATATCGAAGGCATTTTCCCTTGATCTGGATGCAACTCTTAATTT GGAGACATTGAATGCAATTATAACGAAGGGCCATAGTAGAGTTCCTGTTTATGCTGGAAATCCAACAAATATCATTGGACTTGTCCTG GTTAAAAACGTCTTGGCAGTTGACCCAAGAGGTGCAGTTCCTCTCAGAAAAATGATATTAAGAAAAATTCCTAG GGTCTCAGAGAACATGCCTCTTTATGATATTCTGAATGAATTTCAGAAGGGTCACAGCCACATAGCCGTTGTATACAAGGACCTCAATGATATGAAAGGGAATCCAAAGAAAACAACAGAAG AACATCATGATACGGACCCTCCTGGTATTCAGAATCGGGGGATGAAATTTGATTCACATGATGCTGACATGGCTGTAGTTAAGAATGAGAAcaatcaagagaaaaagaaaagtccTCCACGTACCCCTGCATTCAAGAAGCGGCACAGAGGTTGTTCATTTTGCATTTTAGATGTGGAAAATGCATCTGTTCCTGTATTCCCACCCAGTGAAGAAGTTGTGGGTGTGATAAGCATGGAGGACGTTATCGAGGAGCTTCTTCAG GAGGAGATATTGGACGAGACAGATGAATATGTAAATATACACAACAG GATAAAGATCAACATGAATGCATCCCACGAAAAGTTGCCTGGTCGAAGCTGGCCAGAGCCTTCTGATGCTCCTTCTCAACTGGCAGCTCCAACTCCTCCGCTGCCCAATTACTCGGTTCCCAGCACTACTTCATCATA TTGA
- the LOC127799263 gene encoding uncharacterized protein LOC127799263, translating to MRKLLVPGLVICSVYLIVINHFINCPGSPLSAPASPPAGESPTNLSHLLFGVVSSAESWRARCPLVEAWWLPNVTRGFVFLDTPPAGRLLPWRPTSPPFRVSDNTSRLEQETNHAAPIMVRMVHAIQEAYREAGNGVRWFVMGFDDSVFFVENWVDVLGKYDHRKYYYIGGYSETVMSNYLFSFEQAFGGGGFALSYPLAAAMAKDLDGCIRRSSQVPSHDTIVQYCVNELGVSLTVEKGIHQIDLRGDISGLLSAHPQSPLLSLHHLPHVRPIFPSMDRFTSVSHLINAATNSDQSRLLQQTICYHRPKHWSFSVSWGYAVHIYEHLHPRFVLKRPLETFEPWKDLAKNPKFMFNTRSPCETPSVFFLESMENATSPDRIVGSYVRSPPPPRPQCHLKGDGSSLRIAKVRVFSSATKLAGVERSECCDIVHEDGSTVAEVKLRACRDDEIIG from the exons ATGAGGAAACTGCTGGTTCCGGGACTGGTCATCTGCTCCGTCTACCTAATCGTCATCAACCATTTCATTAATTGCCCAGGTTCGCCGCTCTCCGCACCCGCCAGTCCTCCCGCAGGCGAGTCTCCGACCAATCTCAGCCACCTTCTCTTCGGAGTAGTAAGCTCCGCAGAATCATGGAGGGCCCGGTGTCCCCTCGTCGAAGCCTGGTGGCTGCCGAACGTCACGCGGGGCTTTGTCTTTCTAGATACGCCGCCGGCGGGGAGGCTCCTCCCGTGGCGCCCGACTTCGCCGCCGTTCCGGGTCTCCGACAACACGTCTCGGCTGGAGCAGGAAACCAACCACGCGGCTCCGATCATGGTCCGGATGGTGCACGCCATTCAGGAGGCGTATAGAGAGGCCGGAAACGGAGTGAGATGGTTCGTGATGGGGTTCGACGATTCCGTCTTCTTCGTGGAGAATTGGGTCGACGTTCTGGGGAAGTACGATCATAGAAAGTATTATTACATTGGTGGGTATTCCGAGACGGTTATGTCGAATTACTTATTCTCGTTCGAGCAGGCGTTCGGCGGCGGCGGGTTTGCGCTGAGCTACCCGCTGGCGGCAGCGATGGCGAAGGATCTGGACGGGTGTATAAGGAGGAGCTCGCAGGTGCCTTCGCACGACACGATTGTGCAGTACTGCGTTAACGAGTTGGGAGTTTCTCTTACTGTGGAGAAAGGAATTCATCAG ATTGATCTACGAGGGGACATATCAGGACTTCTATCAGCCCATCCACAATCTCCGTTGCTGTCCCTCCACCACCTCCCTCACGTTCGCCCCATCTTCCCCTCCATGGACCGGTTCACGTCCGTAAGCCATCTCATCAACGCTGCTACAAACTCTGATCAGTCCCGTTTGCTCCAGCAAACCATCTGCTACCACAGGCCAAAGCACTGGTCTTTTTCAGTCTCGTGGGGCTACGCCGTCCACATTTACGAGCATCTCCACCCTCGCTTCGTCCTCAAGAGGCCGCTCGAGACGTTCGAGCCCTGGAAGGACTTGGCCAAGAATCCAAAGTTCATGTTCAACACAAGGTCGCCATGCGAGACCCCCTCTGTTTTCTTCTTGGAATCCATGGAAAACGCCACCTCCCCAGACCGTATTGTTGGCTCCTACGTCCGGTCGCCGCCCCCTCCTCGCCCCCAGTGTCACTTGAAAGGAGACGGATCGTCCCTTCGCATCGCTAAAGTTCGGGTTTTCTCGTCTGCCACGAAGCTGGCCGGG GTTGAAAGAAGTGAATGTTGTGACATTGTGCACGAGGATGGCTCCACTGTTGCAGAGGTCAAGCTAAGGGCTTGCAGGGATGATGAGATTATTGGATAA
- the LOC127799264 gene encoding uncharacterized protein LOC127799264 isoform X5: protein METAANTSQFKIILGSSSVHRQKVLSEMGYNFTVMTADIDERSIRKEKPEELVVALAEAKAEAIIPKLPIGHFQKDAEASVLVTCDQGTIREKPSSKEEARQFIKDYSGGSAATVSSVLVTNLRTGFRKGDLDKVEIYFHAIPDQVIDNLIEEEMILNVAGGLITEHPLMLPYIKQVVGTMDSVMGLPKALTERLIVEAL, encoded by the exons ATGGAGACCGCTGCCAACACTTCACAATTCAAG ATAATCTTGGGATCATCTTCAGTTCACCGACAGAAAGTATTATCTGAGATGGGATATAACTTCACAGTCATG ACTGCAGACATAGATGAGAGAAGTATTAGAAAAGAAAAGCCAGAAGAGTTGGTAGTGGCCCTTGCAGAGGCGAAG GCAGAAGCCATCATACCAAAGCTTCCCATTGGTCATTTCCAGAAGGATGCCGAAGCATCAGTTTTAGTTACTTGTGATCAG GGTACAATAAGGGAAAAGCCATCAAGCAAGGAAGAAGCACGCCAATTCAtcaaag ATTATTCTGGTGGGAGTGCGGCAACAGTGAGTTCTGTTCTTGTTACTAATCTCAGAACTGGCTTTAGGAAAGGAGACTTGGACAAAGTGGAG ATCTATTTCCATGCCATACCAGATCAAGTCATTGATAACCTG ATTGAGGAGGAGATGATTCTCAATGTTGCTGGGGGTTTGATAACAGAACATCCTTTGATGCTACCTTACATTAAACAAGTG GTAGGAACAATGGACAGCGTGATGGGACTCCCCAAAGCTCTTACGGAGAGGCTGATTGTGGAGGCTCTCTAA
- the LOC127799262 gene encoding DUF21 domain-containing protein At1g47330 isoform X3 — translation MPSLPIFLDKLVPPWLAILVSVTLILMFGEILPQAICTRFGLTVGATMAPLVRVLLWLFFPVAYPISKVLDWMLGKGHAVLLRRAELKTFVNFHGNEAGKGGDLTHDETTIIAGALELTEKTAKDAMTPISKAFSLDLDATLNLETLNAIITKGHSRVPVYAGNPTNIIGLVLVKNVLAVDPRGAVPLRKMILRKIPRVSENMPLYDILNEFQKGHSHIAVVYKDLNDMKGNPKKTTEEHHDTDPPGIQNRGMKFDSHDADMAVVKNENNQEKKKSPPRTPAFKKRHRGCSFCILDVENASVPVFPPSEEVVGVISMEDVIEELLQEEILDETDEYVNIHNRIKINMNASHEKLPGRSWPEPSDAPSQLAAPTPPLPNYSVPSTTSSY, via the exons ATGCct TCTCTGCCTATATTCTTGGACAAGCTTGTGCCTCCGTGGCTGGCAATCCTGGTGTCAGTGACTCTTATTCTCATGTTTGGAGAG ATCTTGCCTCAAGCAATTTGTACTCGATTTGGATTGACAGTCGGGGCAACTATGGCTCCTCTAGTCCGTGTTCTACTCTGGCTGTTCTTTCCTGTTGCTTATCCAATTAGTAAG GTTCTTGATTGGATGTTGGGAAAGGGACATGCTGTCCTTCTACGAAGAGCAGAGCTTAAGACATTTGTAAATTTCCATGGCAATGAG GCTGGGAAAGGTGGTGACCTAACCCATGATGAAACCACTATCATTGCTGGGGCACTTGAATTGACTGAAAAGACAGCAAAAGATGCTATGACCCCCATATCGAAGGCATTTTCCCTTGATCTGGATGCAACTCTTAATTT GGAGACATTGAATGCAATTATAACGAAGGGCCATAGTAGAGTTCCTGTTTATGCTGGAAATCCAACAAATATCATTGGACTTGTCCTG GTTAAAAACGTCTTGGCAGTTGACCCAAGAGGTGCAGTTCCTCTCAGAAAAATGATATTAAGAAAAATTCCTAG GGTCTCAGAGAACATGCCTCTTTATGATATTCTGAATGAATTTCAGAAGGGTCACAGCCACATAGCCGTTGTATACAAGGACCTCAATGATATGAAAGGGAATCCAAAGAAAACAACAGAAG AACATCATGATACGGACCCTCCTGGTATTCAGAATCGGGGGATGAAATTTGATTCACATGATGCTGACATGGCTGTAGTTAAGAATGAGAAcaatcaagagaaaaagaaaagtccTCCACGTACCCCTGCATTCAAGAAGCGGCACAGAGGTTGTTCATTTTGCATTTTAGATGTGGAAAATGCATCTGTTCCTGTATTCCCACCCAGTGAAGAAGTTGTGGGTGTGATAAGCATGGAGGACGTTATCGAGGAGCTTCTTCAG GAGGAGATATTGGACGAGACAGATGAATATGTAAATATACACAACAG GATAAAGATCAACATGAATGCATCCCACGAAAAGTTGCCTGGTCGAAGCTGGCCAGAGCCTTCTGATGCTCCTTCTCAACTGGCAGCTCCAACTCCTCCGCTGCCCAATTACTCGGTTCCCAGCACTACTTCATCATA TTGA
- the LOC127799264 gene encoding uncharacterized protein LOC127799264 isoform X4: METAANTSQFKIILGSSSVHRQKVLSEMGYNFTVMTADIDERSIRKEKPEELVVALAEAKAEAIIPKLPIGHFQKDAEASVLVTCDQVVVFEGTIREKPSSKEEARQFIKDYSGGSAATVSSVLVTNLRTGFRKGDLDKVEIYFHAIPDQVIDNLIEEEMILNVAGGLITEHPLMLPYIKQVVGTMDSVMGLPKALTERLIVEAL, encoded by the exons ATGGAGACCGCTGCCAACACTTCACAATTCAAG ATAATCTTGGGATCATCTTCAGTTCACCGACAGAAAGTATTATCTGAGATGGGATATAACTTCACAGTCATG ACTGCAGACATAGATGAGAGAAGTATTAGAAAAGAAAAGCCAGAAGAGTTGGTAGTGGCCCTTGCAGAGGCGAAG GCAGAAGCCATCATACCAAAGCTTCCCATTGGTCATTTCCAGAAGGATGCCGAAGCATCAGTTTTAGTTACTTGTGATCAG GTGGTTGTATTTGAGGGTACAATAAGGGAAAAGCCATCAAGCAAGGAAGAAGCACGCCAATTCAtcaaag ATTATTCTGGTGGGAGTGCGGCAACAGTGAGTTCTGTTCTTGTTACTAATCTCAGAACTGGCTTTAGGAAAGGAGACTTGGACAAAGTGGAG ATCTATTTCCATGCCATACCAGATCAAGTCATTGATAACCTG ATTGAGGAGGAGATGATTCTCAATGTTGCTGGGGGTTTGATAACAGAACATCCTTTGATGCTACCTTACATTAAACAAGTG GTAGGAACAATGGACAGCGTGATGGGACTCCCCAAAGCTCTTACGGAGAGGCTGATTGTGGAGGCTCTCTAA
- the LOC127799262 gene encoding DUF21 domain-containing protein At1g47330 isoform X2: MSSDVACCGPQFWLYVVIIIGLVAFAGMMAGLTLGLMSLGLVDLEVLMKSGRPQDRIHASKIFPVVKNQHLLLCTLLIGNSLAMESLPIFLDKLVPPWLAILVSVTLILMFGEILPQAICTRFGLTVGATMAPLVRVLLWLFFPVAYPISKAGKGGDLTHDETTIIAGALELTEKTAKDAMTPISKAFSLDLDATLNLETLNAIITKGHSRVPVYAGNPTNIIGLVLVKNVLAVDPRGAVPLRKMILRKIPRVSENMPLYDILNEFQKGHSHIAVVYKDLNDMKGNPKKTTEEHHDTDPPGIQNRGMKFDSHDADMAVVKNENNQEKKKSPPRTPAFKKRHRGCSFCILDVENASVPVFPPSEEVVGVISMEDVIEELLQEEILDETDEYVNIHNRIKINMNASHEKLPGRSWPEPSDAPSQLAAPTPPLPNYSVPSTTSSY, from the exons atgtcGTCGGATGTGGCGTGCTGTGGACCGCAGTTCTGGCTGTACGTGGTGATAATCATCGGACTGGTGGCGTTCGCTGGCATGATGGCCGGTCTCACGCTTGGACTCATGTCCCTCGGCCTCGTCGACCTCGAAGTCCTCATGAAGTCCGGCCGTCCTCAAGATCGCATCCATGCct CTAAGATATTTCCAGTGGTGAAGAATCAACACCTCTTGCTCTGTACCTTGTTGATTGGCAACTCTTTGGCCATGGAG TCTCTGCCTATATTCTTGGACAAGCTTGTGCCTCCGTGGCTGGCAATCCTGGTGTCAGTGACTCTTATTCTCATGTTTGGAGAG ATCTTGCCTCAAGCAATTTGTACTCGATTTGGATTGACAGTCGGGGCAACTATGGCTCCTCTAGTCCGTGTTCTACTCTGGCTGTTCTTTCCTGTTGCTTATCCAATTAGTAAG GCTGGGAAAGGTGGTGACCTAACCCATGATGAAACCACTATCATTGCTGGGGCACTTGAATTGACTGAAAAGACAGCAAAAGATGCTATGACCCCCATATCGAAGGCATTTTCCCTTGATCTGGATGCAACTCTTAATTT GGAGACATTGAATGCAATTATAACGAAGGGCCATAGTAGAGTTCCTGTTTATGCTGGAAATCCAACAAATATCATTGGACTTGTCCTG GTTAAAAACGTCTTGGCAGTTGACCCAAGAGGTGCAGTTCCTCTCAGAAAAATGATATTAAGAAAAATTCCTAG GGTCTCAGAGAACATGCCTCTTTATGATATTCTGAATGAATTTCAGAAGGGTCACAGCCACATAGCCGTTGTATACAAGGACCTCAATGATATGAAAGGGAATCCAAAGAAAACAACAGAAG AACATCATGATACGGACCCTCCTGGTATTCAGAATCGGGGGATGAAATTTGATTCACATGATGCTGACATGGCTGTAGTTAAGAATGAGAAcaatcaagagaaaaagaaaagtccTCCACGTACCCCTGCATTCAAGAAGCGGCACAGAGGTTGTTCATTTTGCATTTTAGATGTGGAAAATGCATCTGTTCCTGTATTCCCACCCAGTGAAGAAGTTGTGGGTGTGATAAGCATGGAGGACGTTATCGAGGAGCTTCTTCAG GAGGAGATATTGGACGAGACAGATGAATATGTAAATATACACAACAG GATAAAGATCAACATGAATGCATCCCACGAAAAGTTGCCTGGTCGAAGCTGGCCAGAGCCTTCTGATGCTCCTTCTCAACTGGCAGCTCCAACTCCTCCGCTGCCCAATTACTCGGTTCCCAGCACTACTTCATCATA TTGA
- the LOC127799264 gene encoding uncharacterized protein LOC127799264 isoform X1: METAANTSQFKIILGSSSVHRQKVLSEMGYNFTVMTADIDERSIRKEKPEELVVALAEAKNFSTVCQFGYKVGSHPTVWDFYQAEAIIPKLPIGHFQKDAEASVLVTCDQVVVFEGTIREKPSSKEEARQFIKDYSGGSAATVSSVLVTNLRTGFRKGDLDKVEIYFHAIPDQVIDNLIEEEMILNVAGGLITEHPLMLPYIKQVVGTMDSVMGLPKALTERLIVEAL; the protein is encoded by the exons ATGGAGACCGCTGCCAACACTTCACAATTCAAG ATAATCTTGGGATCATCTTCAGTTCACCGACAGAAAGTATTATCTGAGATGGGATATAACTTCACAGTCATG ACTGCAGACATAGATGAGAGAAGTATTAGAAAAGAAAAGCCAGAAGAGTTGGTAGTGGCCCTTGCAGAGGCGAAG AACTTCTCCACTGTCtgtcaatttggatataaagtTGGCTCTCACCCTACAGTATGGGATTTTTATCAGGCAGAAGCCATCATACCAAAGCTTCCCATTGGTCATTTCCAGAAGGATGCCGAAGCATCAGTTTTAGTTACTTGTGATCAG GTGGTTGTATTTGAGGGTACAATAAGGGAAAAGCCATCAAGCAAGGAAGAAGCACGCCAATTCAtcaaag ATTATTCTGGTGGGAGTGCGGCAACAGTGAGTTCTGTTCTTGTTACTAATCTCAGAACTGGCTTTAGGAAAGGAGACTTGGACAAAGTGGAG ATCTATTTCCATGCCATACCAGATCAAGTCATTGATAACCTG ATTGAGGAGGAGATGATTCTCAATGTTGCTGGGGGTTTGATAACAGAACATCCTTTGATGCTACCTTACATTAAACAAGTG GTAGGAACAATGGACAGCGTGATGGGACTCCCCAAAGCTCTTACGGAGAGGCTGATTGTGGAGGCTCTCTAA
- the LOC127800509 gene encoding deoxyuridine 5'-triphosphate nucleotidohydrolase produces MAGIFRAIAWRSFFPSKSSLYNQSIPPFSPSFKPFFCNYPLKLHHPSMAQADPQINGSEVQEPSPKIPKLDQNGVHGFSYKAAAPFFKVKKLSEKAILPSRASPLSAGYDLSSAAEVRVPARGKAFVPTDLSIAIPEGTYARIAPRSGLAWKNSIDVGAGVIDADYRGPVGVILFNHSDSEFEVKEGDRIAQLIIEVIVTPDVAEVADLDETTRGAGGFGSTGV; encoded by the exons ATGGCGGGAATATTTCGCGCCATTGCTTGGCGCAGTTTTTTCCCTTCCAAATCTTCTCTATATAATCAATCCATCCCTCCTTTTTCCCCATCCTTCAAACCCTTCTTCTGCAACTACCCACTCAAGCTTCATCATCCCTCAATGGCTCAGGCAGACCCACAAATCAACGGTTCCGAAGTCCAGGAGCCCTCCCCCAAGATTCCCAAGCTCGATCAGAACGGCGTCCATGGATTCTCCTACAAGGCCGCCGCCCCATTCTTCAAGGTGAAGAAGCTTTCCGAGAAAGCTATTCTGCCTTCGAGAGCCTCTCCTCTCTCCGCCGGTTATGATCTTTCTAG TGCGGCAGAGGTCCGAGTTCCAGCCAGAGGAAAGGCCTTCGTTCCAACAGACCTAAGCATAGCAATCCCAGAAGGCACATATGCTCGTATTG CGCCGCGATCTGGGCTGGCATGGAAGAACTCGATCGACGTTGGGGCGGGCGTGATCGACGCCGACTACAGGGGCCCAGTCGGAGTCATATTGTTCAATCACTCCGACTCCGAATTCGAAGTGAAGGAAGGCGATAGAATCGCGCAGCTGATCATTGAGGTTATCGTGACGCCTGACGTGGCGGAGGTCGCCGATTTGGATGAAACTACAAGGGGTGCTGGTGGGTTCGGTTCCACTGGCGTTTAG
- the LOC127800508 gene encoding uncharacterized protein At1g01500-like: MENSYETSNGDKAADPGLQIIRHPSFQPCTSLSLSWFDLRVFYVRISNFVVDDSTPECLTVKHVPLSPDTVLEVNGVRCSINSEGISSLLRRDRVDKKSEEATFVSTDNIRLTGSVKFEVFDKNDLLLNGVLEMSNANGSTGEFKSIAPQWSMNCEPVGSGFLKGKHIVGSLSSSPTLEVYVTGRFSGTPIILTKTLQLSSRKKHNRKGTLNPIPENESTESPIRVSSVSDLQVAEHKNSKPESEDDYDMYWGRQEYAEGDDGELSWFNAGVRVGVGIGLGICLGIGIGVGLLVRTYQATTRNFKRRRA; the protein is encoded by the exons ATGGAGAATTCTTATGAAACATCGAATGGAGATAAGGCAGCCGATCCGGGACTTCAGATTATTAGGCACCCATCTTTCCAACCTTGCACTAGCTTATCCTTATCATGGTTTGATTTGAGAGTTTTCTACGTTAGAATCAGCAATTTTGTGGTTGATGATTCTACCCCCGAGTGTCTCACTGTGAAACATGTCCCTCTGAGCCCTGACACCGTCCTTGAAGTGAATGGTGTGAGGTGTTCTATTAACTCTGAAGGGATCTCTTCCCTTCTTCGGAGGGACAGAGTGGATAAGAAATCAGAGGAAGCTACATTTGTTAGCACGGATAACATAAGGTTGACAGGGAGTGTTAAATTTGAggtttttgataaaaatgatcTGCTGCTAAATGGGGTTCTGGAGATGTCTAATGCCAATGGTTCGACTGGAGAATTTAAAAGCATTGCACCACAATGGAGCATGAACTGTGAACCTGTTGGCAGTGGATTCTTGAAAGGGAAACACATTGTGGGATCGTTGTCATCGTCACCTACCCTTGAAGTTTATGTTACAGGTCGCTTCTCAGGAACACCGATTATCCTAACCAAGACTTTGCAACTTAGTTCCCGAAAGAAGCACAATAGGAAGGGGACATTAAATCCAATCCCAGAGAATGAATCAACTGAATCCCCGATAAGAGTTTCATCTGTATCTGATCTGCAG GTAGCAGAGCACAAGAACAGCAAACCAGAGAGCGAGGATGACTACGACATGTACTGGGGGCGACAAGAGTACGCGGAAGGCGACGATGGTGAGCTCTCCTGGTTCAATGCCGGAGTGAGGGTTGGCGTGGGGATAGGCCTCGGCATTTGCCTGGGAATCGGAATAGGAGTGGGCTTGCTCGTTCGGACCTACCAAGCTACAACTAGAAACTTCAAGAGGCGGCGTGCATGA